A region of Fimbriimonadaceae bacterium DNA encodes the following proteins:
- the lepA gene encoding Elongation factor 4, translating into MNQDHIRNFCIIAHIDHGKSTLADRIIERCGAIRGQAQEQMLDTMDIERERGITIKMTAVRLSYTASNGETYQLNLIDTPGHVDFTYEVSRSLAACEGALLVVDASQGVEAQTIANAAMAMNQNLEIVPVINKIDLPHADVDRAREEIESAVAIIADDAVLTSAKTGIGIDDILEAVVQRVPFPKGHADRPLRALIFDSHFDSYQGAVAYVRVVDGSVRPGDRIRMMSTGATFDVDTVGVFRPSLDRTTALETGEVGFITASMKAIGDAGVGDTVTSAHNPATEPLAGYRKAKPMVFCGLYPSDGEDYQELRDALDKLKLNDAALDFEPESSAALGFGYRCGFLGLLHMEITRERLEREFGLDLILTSPSVDYIVHKTNSDVVHVSNPSLMPHSTEIAFIEEPAVSATIMCPNEYVGAAMTLCQDRRGIYVRTEYPTTNRVILHYTLPLAEILLDFFDKLKSSTRGYASFDYELSEYMRSDLKKVDIMLNGDVVDALSFIVSGEFAYQRARAMVEQLRKVVPRQQYEVRIQAAIGAKIIAAESVKPFRKNVIAKCYGGDVTRKRKLLEKQKEGKKRMKQIGAVELPQEAFLSVLKVAE; encoded by the coding sequence ATGAACCAGGACCATATCCGGAATTTCTGCATCATCGCGCATATCGATCACGGCAAGTCGACCCTCGCCGACCGCATCATCGAGCGCTGCGGCGCCATCCGCGGACAAGCACAAGAGCAAATGCTCGATACGATGGATATCGAGCGTGAGCGAGGGATTACGATCAAAATGACGGCTGTTCGACTTAGCTACACGGCATCGAACGGGGAAACCTACCAGCTAAACCTGATCGATACGCCCGGACACGTGGACTTCACTTACGAGGTTTCTCGGTCGCTTGCCGCGTGTGAGGGCGCCCTGTTAGTCGTGGATGCCAGCCAGGGTGTGGAAGCGCAGACGATCGCCAACGCGGCGATGGCAATGAACCAAAACCTGGAAATCGTTCCTGTCATCAATAAAATCGACTTACCACACGCCGATGTCGACCGGGCCCGGGAGGAAATCGAAAGCGCGGTTGCCATTATCGCCGACGACGCGGTTCTGACCTCGGCAAAAACGGGCATCGGAATCGACGACATTCTTGAAGCCGTTGTCCAGCGAGTTCCTTTCCCCAAAGGCCATGCCGATCGGCCACTTCGCGCCCTGATCTTCGACTCTCATTTCGACAGTTACCAGGGAGCGGTTGCCTACGTACGCGTTGTGGATGGTTCCGTTCGACCGGGTGACCGGATCCGGATGATGTCCACGGGCGCGACGTTCGACGTGGACACGGTTGGCGTCTTTCGACCGAGCTTGGACCGCACGACCGCCCTCGAAACCGGCGAGGTTGGCTTCATCACGGCATCGATGAAGGCCATCGGGGACGCGGGCGTAGGAGACACCGTTACGAGCGCCCACAACCCGGCGACGGAGCCACTTGCCGGCTACCGGAAGGCCAAGCCGATGGTGTTCTGTGGTCTCTATCCCAGCGATGGTGAGGACTACCAGGAGCTTCGAGATGCCCTGGACAAGCTCAAGCTGAACGATGCCGCACTGGACTTCGAGCCGGAAAGCTCGGCAGCGCTCGGCTTCGGCTATCGATGCGGTTTCTTGGGGCTGCTCCACATGGAGATCACACGCGAACGCCTCGAACGTGAGTTTGGCCTTGACCTCATTTTGACTTCACCCAGCGTGGATTACATCGTTCATAAGACGAACTCCGATGTCGTGCATGTGAGCAACCCTAGCCTTATGCCTCACTCCACCGAGATTGCCTTCATCGAAGAACCCGCAGTGAGCGCAACGATCATGTGCCCCAACGAATATGTGGGGGCGGCGATGACGCTGTGTCAAGACCGCCGAGGCATTTATGTCCGGACCGAATACCCAACGACCAATCGCGTCATTCTCCATTACACCCTTCCCTTGGCGGAGATCCTCCTCGACTTCTTCGATAAGTTGAAATCCAGCACGAGAGGCTACGCCAGTTTCGATTACGAGCTTTCCGAGTACATGCGGTCTGATCTCAAGAAGGTCGATATCATGCTAAACGGCGATGTTGTTGATGCCCTCTCTTTCATTGTCAGCGGAGAGTTTGCGTATCAGCGGGCACGGGCAATGGTCGAGCAATTGCGGAAGGTGGTTCCAAGACAACAGTACGAGGTTAGAATTCAGGCCGCGATCGGGGCCAAGATCATCGCGGCCGAGTCGGTCAAGCCCTTCCGGAAGAACGTTATCGCCAAGTGCTATGGTGGAGACGTTACACGGAAACGCAAGCTGCTTGAAAAGCAAAAGGAGGGCAAGAAGCGCATGAAACAAATCGGCGCCGTTGAACTCCCTCAGGAGGCGTTTCTGAGCGTTCTTAAGGTCGCCGAATAG
- the rhaS_2 gene encoding HTH-type transcriptional activator RhaS — MSRSLINLSFPRPAKGWKLDMATPCPHLPIGTEIGWQSAGGPAKHPARMLGTTLTIDLPPGMSRVHLVGIFGLWSAPTVEPPGSQGATLGWLRGESTIRTVALVAGRHYDDAAKSVKIQRSNGDGTSIETLGATEVDGRCYRVDILTIDVPQGADRLSFHDTGTVASFVIFDALAEVEKPTACPFREASGGVSLAEVGAIIRLADQKRFQQALAQLSSGIRQLSDLDEGRSLALTFLAVIVAALLELGGSRDLHRLQLEAAREFDRLQSTHDIADRVSNLLLAVTHPHFVREKSHTDNLIEDAIRYVGRHFARDISDEEMARNLGLSTSHFRYLFKQATGIPFHKYVIASRLEMARQMLLESEMSISEVAGSVGFASPAHFTRAFNQRFGSSPKVLRSARSMA, encoded by the coding sequence ATGAGCCGTTCCTTGATCAATTTGTCGTTTCCTCGCCCGGCAAAGGGATGGAAGCTGGATATGGCGACACCGTGCCCGCACCTACCCATCGGAACGGAAATTGGGTGGCAATCGGCTGGAGGGCCGGCCAAGCACCCAGCCCGGATGCTGGGTACCACGCTCACGATCGACCTGCCTCCTGGCATGAGCCGAGTTCACTTGGTTGGTATCTTCGGCCTGTGGTCCGCTCCGACCGTTGAACCGCCAGGCAGTCAGGGCGCCACGCTTGGCTGGCTCAGAGGCGAGTCGACTATTCGAACCGTTGCCCTCGTTGCCGGCCGTCACTACGATGACGCCGCCAAGAGCGTGAAAATCCAGCGTTCGAACGGAGACGGCACCAGCATCGAAACGCTTGGCGCCACTGAGGTTGATGGTCGCTGTTACCGGGTTGACATTCTTACAATTGACGTCCCACAGGGGGCCGACCGACTCTCGTTCCACGACACGGGAACCGTAGCAAGTTTCGTCATCTTTGATGCCCTTGCCGAAGTCGAGAAGCCAACGGCGTGCCCCTTCAGGGAGGCCAGCGGAGGGGTGTCGCTGGCCGAGGTCGGCGCGATCATTCGACTCGCCGACCAAAAGCGTTTTCAGCAGGCCCTTGCTCAGCTGAGCAGCGGCATTCGCCAGCTCTCCGACCTCGACGAGGGACGCAGCCTCGCATTGACGTTCCTCGCCGTGATCGTCGCCGCCCTGCTGGAACTGGGAGGGTCGAGAGACCTGCACCGCCTGCAGCTCGAAGCAGCGCGTGAGTTTGACCGACTTCAGAGCACCCACGACATTGCGGACCGGGTCTCGAATCTGTTACTAGCCGTGACTCACCCGCATTTCGTCCGCGAGAAGTCCCACACCGACAATCTGATCGAGGATGCGATCCGGTATGTCGGTCGCCACTTTGCCCGCGACATCAGTGATGAGGAGATGGCCAGAAACCTCGGGCTTAGCACGTCGCACTTCCGCTACCTGTTCAAGCAGGCAACCGGGATTCCGTTTCACAAGTACGTGATCGCATCCCGCCTCGAAATGGCGCGCCAGATGCTGCTGGAGTCCGAGATGTCAATTTCGGAGGTTGCGGGGAGTGTGGGCTTTGCCAGTCCTGCGCACTTTACGCGGGCCTTTAATCAGCGATTCGGCAGTTCACCTAAGGTCCTTCGCTCAGCTCGGTCGATGGCCTAG
- the phoU_2 gene encoding Phosphate-specific transport system accessory protein PhoU, with protein sequence MRHLEHELLAMATAAESMVGRAIESLCTLDSRLAFEVLEADDEVDRFDQDIENRCLRMLALQQPVATDFRIVGSTLKIITDIERIGDLAVDIAKCGMKIEQELGSTDFIDLRKMGSAVRAMIAEAIDAFVRRDFPMVGSIRKREDEIDELYRELRRQIHGNMQSDPGQVVAASWVLLAIHHLERIADHALNIASRVDFIVSGRTKQSSTQPQAEAS encoded by the coding sequence ATGAGGCATCTCGAACACGAGTTGCTGGCCATGGCGACGGCAGCCGAATCCATGGTTGGACGTGCCATAGAATCGCTTTGCACCTTGGACTCCCGGCTCGCCTTTGAAGTCCTTGAAGCTGACGACGAGGTCGATCGATTCGATCAAGATATTGAGAATCGTTGCCTTCGAATGCTGGCCCTCCAACAGCCGGTAGCGACGGATTTTCGCATCGTCGGATCGACCCTCAAGATCATCACCGACATTGAGAGAATTGGCGACCTGGCCGTCGACATCGCCAAATGCGGCATGAAGATTGAACAGGAGCTCGGGTCCACCGATTTCATCGACCTCCGCAAGATGGGTTCGGCTGTACGCGCCATGATCGCCGAGGCTATCGACGCCTTTGTTCGGCGCGACTTCCCGATGGTGGGCTCGATCCGAAAGCGGGAAGACGAGATCGATGAGCTCTATCGTGAACTTCGCCGCCAGATTCATGGCAACATGCAGTCTGATCCTGGGCAGGTCGTGGCCGCAAGCTGGGTTCTCCTCGCGATTCACCACCTAGAGCGGATCGCCGACCATGCGTTGAACATCGCAAGCAGGGTCGACTTTATTGTTTCCGGCAGGACCAAGCAATCCAGTACCCAGCCACAAGCCGAGGCCAGCTAG
- the ddpF gene encoding putative D,D-dipeptide transport ATP-binding protein DdpF, translated as MEYPQRDGTFRAVDRVSFTVAPGETLTIVGESGCGKTTIARAILGLQPIAGGSISIKGRPINGPYRGMTEDVGMVWQDPNASLDPRWTLRRSIEEPAALASKAIDASDLLLKVGLSADHADRFPHQLSGGQRQRAAIARALALKPPIVICDEPTAALDLSIQAQILNLLKDLQEEMGCALVYISHDLGTVRYLADRILVMYLGQIVEQGEAESIFAAPRHPYTRALLDSAPTIDTIGIIPKGLSGEIGGGGDTLSGCRFAPRCHIAQNRCIMDEPSAEKDDPHQAICHFPLSLG; from the coding sequence GTGGAGTATCCGCAGCGAGACGGCACATTCCGAGCAGTGGACCGCGTGTCGTTTACCGTAGCACCCGGCGAAACCTTGACCATCGTCGGTGAATCAGGTTGTGGCAAGACGACGATAGCCAGAGCGATCCTCGGACTGCAGCCGATTGCCGGGGGGTCCATCTCGATCAAGGGTCGGCCGATTAATGGGCCCTATCGCGGGATGACCGAGGATGTGGGAATGGTTTGGCAGGATCCCAATGCCAGCCTCGATCCGCGATGGACTCTTCGGAGATCGATCGAAGAACCGGCGGCACTCGCCTCCAAGGCGATCGATGCCTCTGACCTGCTGTTGAAGGTCGGGCTCTCAGCGGACCATGCGGACCGGTTTCCCCACCAGCTTAGTGGAGGACAGCGCCAGCGAGCGGCAATCGCTCGCGCACTCGCTCTTAAGCCCCCCATTGTCATCTGCGACGAACCAACGGCGGCACTCGACCTCAGCATCCAAGCGCAAATCCTGAACCTGCTAAAGGACTTACAAGAGGAGATGGGCTGTGCTCTGGTTTACATCTCCCACGATCTTGGCACGGTTCGCTACTTGGCCGACCGCATATTGGTGATGTACCTTGGCCAAATCGTCGAGCAAGGGGAGGCTGAATCGATTTTTGCCGCTCCCAGGCATCCCTACACCCGTGCGCTCCTGGATTCTGCGCCAACAATCGACACGATTGGGATCATTCCGAAAGGTCTTTCGGGAGAAATAGGCGGTGGTGGTGACACTTTATCGGGTTGCCGTTTTGCACCAAGGTGTCATATTGCGCAAAATCGATGCATAATGGACGAACCGAGTGCGGAAAAGGATGATCCTCACCAAGCGATCTGTCACTTTCCTCTAAGTCTCGGCTAA
- the nadK gene encoding NAD kinase, with the protein MKHARVNLLVNVHRPDAIEAAVQTRDWLRKHQIESYSDREASPLIGIDPLPTDRLADADLLITFGGDGTLIRAAHICSSSGTPILGVYYGRFGFVTQCRPNEIGAALSQFFDGGARIEERMMVQADLVRGEVTVASLHCLNEAALQRAATTQMISIQVKVGDYHLTTYPADGVIVASPTGSTAYNLSAGGPIVDPTVHALLLTALTPHTLSARPLILHKDSVIELSLQTEGDAVLSCDGTSRLHLLARDRVRITSSPRVTRLVSIDEDDFIVKLSQRMFWNKGAIPDEVEDH; encoded by the coding sequence GTGAAGCACGCTCGGGTTAACTTGCTCGTCAACGTGCATCGGCCCGATGCGATAGAGGCCGCTGTCCAAACAAGGGATTGGCTTCGCAAGCACCAGATCGAATCGTATTCAGATCGGGAAGCCTCGCCGCTCATCGGAATCGACCCTCTGCCGACCGATCGGCTAGCCGATGCCGATCTTCTGATCACCTTCGGTGGAGACGGCACCTTGATTCGGGCCGCCCACATCTGTTCCTCGTCCGGAACGCCGATTTTGGGCGTCTACTACGGCCGATTTGGCTTTGTCACTCAGTGTCGGCCCAATGAGATCGGTGCCGCCCTCAGCCAGTTTTTCGATGGAGGGGCTAGGATTGAGGAGCGAATGATGGTGCAGGCCGACCTCGTGCGCGGTGAGGTCACGGTGGCAAGTCTCCACTGCCTAAATGAGGCGGCGTTGCAGCGGGCCGCAACCACGCAGATGATCTCGATCCAGGTCAAGGTCGGCGACTACCACCTGACCACCTACCCAGCCGACGGGGTGATTGTCGCAAGCCCCACTGGCAGTACGGCATACAACCTTTCGGCGGGCGGCCCCATCGTCGATCCGACGGTGCACGCCCTCTTGTTGACCGCCCTAACACCGCACACGCTCTCGGCACGTCCCTTGATTCTCCATAAGGATTCGGTCATCGAACTGAGCCTTCAGACAGAAGGTGACGCTGTTCTGTCCTGTGACGGAACCAGCCGCCTCCACCTCCTCGCCCGAGACCGGGTGCGGATTACCAGTTCTCCGCGGGTCACCCGGTTAGTCAGCATCGACGAGGACGACTTCATCGTCAAGCTCAGCCAGCGGATGTTCTGGAACAAGGGCGCGATTCCCGATGAGGTTGAAGACCATTGA
- the bepA_6 gene encoding Beta-barrel assembly-enhancing protease, with the protein MAIRRSLVGTLRAGLCRLFIVVLTCTAIATASVAQTADDVAELKVARDLYRDGKVEDALKAVDALLAKKPEYIDALSWKGFLHLRRSEPALAIPPLEAAKKLQPTNVEVLNNLGNAYMSAERFADAIRSFESLLQINPKQAEAHYNIGVAYLKLKKPQEAVGPLKRALELSPEDPYTLNNLGAAYEQSQQTADAAASYARASDLKPAEMTFARNAGFAFARLRQDESALKYLQRAWHPRTPEPKVGMVLSEIYARLGKKSESLSVLEALKNGENLSASYWFNLGVLRAGSNQFEGAIEAYEKALALEPNDVDTLNNLGLIRYKRGEYDLALPLFQRLAGLNTQSRDAQLSLAATHAKLGQTDKAIEIWKDLIRKEPSLHGVRLDLANALWVSNDKPGARYHFQFVVKADPKNPGGHNGVGLGLLEDNKLAEAEKAFRKSIELDRKFVVAYNNLAITLERLNKRAAAIQVLEQALKVDPNFAEAKKNLERLKSGS; encoded by the coding sequence GTGGCAATCCGCCGCTCACTTGTGGGGACGCTCAGGGCAGGACTTTGTCGCCTGTTCATCGTCGTTCTGACTTGCACGGCAATCGCTACGGCCTCCGTTGCTCAGACCGCCGACGACGTCGCTGAGCTTAAAGTCGCCCGCGACCTATATCGGGATGGCAAGGTTGAGGATGCCTTGAAAGCGGTCGACGCCCTTCTTGCCAAAAAGCCTGAGTACATCGATGCCCTCTCGTGGAAGGGCTTCCTCCACCTTCGGCGAAGCGAGCCTGCACTGGCGATCCCGCCGCTCGAAGCCGCGAAGAAGCTCCAGCCAACGAACGTCGAAGTCCTTAACAACCTGGGCAATGCCTACATGTCGGCGGAGCGCTTCGCGGACGCGATCCGGTCCTTCGAATCGCTCCTTCAAATCAATCCGAAGCAAGCCGAAGCGCACTACAACATCGGGGTGGCCTATCTCAAGTTGAAAAAGCCACAAGAGGCCGTTGGACCTCTCAAGCGGGCTCTGGAGCTTTCACCTGAGGATCCCTACACCCTCAACAACCTGGGGGCGGCGTACGAGCAATCTCAGCAGACCGCCGATGCGGCGGCGTCCTACGCCCGGGCATCTGATCTCAAGCCGGCCGAAATGACGTTTGCGCGAAACGCCGGCTTTGCTTTCGCACGACTTCGGCAGGACGAGTCAGCCCTCAAATACCTGCAGCGGGCGTGGCATCCCCGCACGCCCGAGCCCAAGGTCGGCATGGTCTTATCTGAAATCTACGCCCGGCTCGGAAAGAAGTCCGAATCATTATCGGTGCTGGAAGCTTTGAAGAACGGAGAGAACCTATCGGCTTCCTATTGGTTCAACCTCGGGGTTCTGCGCGCCGGATCCAACCAGTTTGAGGGCGCGATCGAGGCTTACGAGAAGGCGCTTGCCCTGGAACCCAATGATGTCGACACGCTGAACAACCTTGGCTTGATCCGATACAAGCGGGGCGAGTATGACCTTGCGTTGCCCCTCTTTCAGCGCTTGGCCGGGCTCAACACTCAGAGCCGCGACGCCCAACTGAGTCTTGCCGCCACGCATGCCAAGCTGGGCCAAACCGACAAGGCAATCGAGATTTGGAAGGACCTGATTCGGAAGGAGCCCTCGCTGCATGGCGTGCGACTCGACCTTGCCAACGCGCTTTGGGTTAGCAACGACAAGCCTGGCGCCCGGTATCACTTCCAGTTCGTCGTCAAGGCGGACCCAAAGAATCCAGGCGGACACAACGGTGTCGGACTTGGACTGCTGGAAGACAACAAGCTCGCCGAAGCAGAAAAAGCCTTTAGGAAGAGTATCGAGCTCGACCGCAAGTTCGTTGTCGCCTACAACAACTTGGCGATCACCCTCGAGAGGCTGAACAAGAGGGCGGCGGCGATACAGGTCTTGGAGCAGGCACTCAAAGTCGATCCAAACTTCGCCGAGGCCAAAAAGAACTTGGAGCGTTTGAAGTCCGGATCGTGA
- the purL gene encoding Phosphoribosylformylglycinamidine synthase subunit PurL has translation MGLTDSEHDLILQLLGRQPTLTELGMFAVMWSEHCGYKYSRPILAYFKKYREAMAGSGLENAGVVDIGDGIGVTMKVESHNHPSAVEPYQGAATGVGGIIRDIFTMGARPIASLNSLRFGPLRKGEAPDGIVERNRHLFEHVVAGIAGYGNCVGVPTVAGDLMFHPRYSGNPLVNAMSVGTVPMRSIATAAAQGAGNKVIYLGAATGKDGIHGATFASDALGEDSDAKRPNVQIGDPFAEKLLIEATLEALETGAVVAIQDMGAAGLTCSTTEMASKGGVGMRIDLDRVPTREEDISAYEMMLSESQERMLAVAAAGREQEVIDVFHKWGVHAEVIGEVTDDRRVRISRKGERIVDVPPDLLTDRCPTYSTPIEVPAEFEERQRWTPASLPPCNPAESLKKLLASPNLSSRRWVWQQYDQEVQTRTAVGPGASDGSVIALRETRKAIVVKIDGNARWTYADPQCGGMLAAVEATRNVACLGAKPVALTDGLNFGNPQYPSVFWQFERAVRGIADASEALGTPVISGNVSFYNESELGEVLPTPLIGALGVLVDAESAIMERIDAPATIVLLEYSRPAWSASQGIGASEYLAEVCGVEHGVPEGPDLARERDLNDVLVEIGELKLAKVAHDISEGGLAFALAELAIWHGGIQADCPVATGLDVSDLFGEWSGRVLVLIDVKQFDELANVAGVKGLSCRKIGTLDPESDAYSLSYQGKAVINEQRSHCREIYENVIPNLMSE, from the coding sequence ATGGGGCTAACCGACTCTGAGCACGACCTCATACTTCAACTGCTTGGACGCCAACCTACCCTAACGGAACTCGGCATGTTCGCCGTGATGTGGAGCGAGCATTGCGGATACAAGTATTCCCGTCCCATTCTCGCTTACTTTAAGAAGTACCGGGAGGCCATGGCAGGTTCCGGGCTCGAAAACGCAGGAGTTGTCGATATCGGCGATGGAATCGGCGTTACCATGAAGGTCGAGAGCCACAACCATCCGAGTGCAGTCGAACCCTACCAGGGGGCAGCAACCGGTGTGGGCGGGATCATTCGCGACATCTTTACGATGGGGGCGCGACCGATCGCTTCGCTCAATTCACTTCGATTCGGCCCGCTCCGGAAGGGTGAAGCTCCTGACGGGATTGTCGAGCGCAACCGTCACCTCTTCGAGCATGTTGTCGCGGGCATCGCCGGCTATGGCAACTGCGTTGGTGTCCCAACCGTCGCCGGCGATCTCATGTTTCACCCGCGCTACAGCGGCAATCCACTGGTAAACGCGATGTCGGTCGGCACGGTCCCGATGCGTTCTATCGCGACGGCAGCTGCGCAAGGAGCGGGAAACAAAGTCATCTACCTTGGGGCCGCAACCGGCAAGGATGGGATTCACGGCGCAACGTTTGCCAGCGACGCTCTGGGTGAAGACAGCGACGCTAAGCGGCCGAACGTTCAAATTGGTGACCCCTTTGCGGAAAAGCTTCTGATCGAGGCCACCCTGGAGGCCCTGGAAACTGGTGCTGTCGTCGCCATCCAGGACATGGGCGCGGCAGGGCTGACCTGCTCGACTACGGAGATGGCCAGCAAGGGTGGGGTTGGAATGCGCATCGATTTGGATCGCGTGCCCACCCGCGAGGAAGACATCTCGGCGTATGAGATGATGCTTAGCGAGAGCCAGGAACGGATGCTGGCCGTTGCCGCAGCCGGACGCGAGCAAGAAGTCATCGATGTCTTCCACAAGTGGGGAGTACACGCGGAGGTGATCGGTGAAGTGACCGACGATCGCAGGGTCAGAATCTCTCGCAAGGGAGAAAGGATTGTCGACGTACCGCCAGACCTGCTTACTGACCGCTGCCCCACGTATTCCACTCCGATTGAGGTGCCGGCCGAATTCGAGGAACGACAACGTTGGACGCCGGCCTCCCTGCCGCCCTGCAATCCTGCGGAAAGCCTTAAGAAGCTTTTGGCGAGTCCAAATCTTTCATCGAGGCGGTGGGTCTGGCAGCAATACGACCAGGAAGTTCAAACTCGGACGGCGGTGGGACCGGGCGCTTCTGATGGATCGGTGATCGCGCTACGGGAAACCCGCAAAGCCATCGTGGTCAAGATTGATGGCAATGCCCGCTGGACCTATGCAGATCCCCAATGCGGCGGGATGCTGGCAGCAGTCGAGGCTACGAGAAACGTCGCATGCCTGGGCGCGAAGCCCGTAGCGCTTACGGACGGTCTAAATTTCGGCAACCCCCAGTACCCAAGCGTTTTTTGGCAGTTTGAGCGAGCGGTGCGGGGAATTGCCGATGCTTCCGAGGCCCTCGGGACGCCAGTGATCAGCGGCAACGTCAGTTTCTATAACGAGAGCGAGCTGGGAGAAGTCTTGCCGACCCCTCTCATTGGCGCCCTCGGCGTGCTCGTCGACGCTGAAAGCGCGATCATGGAACGCATCGACGCCCCCGCCACCATTGTCCTCCTCGAGTATTCCAGGCCGGCCTGGTCTGCCTCTCAAGGGATTGGTGCCTCGGAATATCTTGCCGAAGTTTGCGGGGTGGAGCATGGTGTTCCCGAAGGACCCGACCTGGCCCGGGAACGTGACCTGAACGACGTACTCGTCGAGATCGGAGAACTCAAGCTAGCCAAGGTTGCTCACGACATCTCGGAGGGAGGGCTTGCCTTTGCACTCGCCGAGTTGGCGATCTGGCACGGCGGCATCCAAGCCGACTGTCCAGTTGCAACGGGTTTGGATGTCTCCGACCTGTTTGGAGAGTGGAGCGGACGAGTGCTTGTCCTTATCGATGTAAAGCAATTCGACGAATTGGCAAACGTTGCTGGCGTCAAGGGGCTTTCTTGCCGAAAGATTGGCACCCTGGACCCGGAATCAGACGCGTATTCTTTGTCGTACCAAGGCAAGGCGGTCATCAATGAACAGCGGAGCCACTGCCGCGAGATCTACGAGAATGTCATTCCCAACCTTATGTCGGAGTAA